From one Streptomyces sp. NBC_01478 genomic stretch:
- the atzF gene encoding allophanate hydrolase: protein MSMTVSRVRAAYARIEAVDRPEIWIDLRPQPEVEQEAQALDERLSAGEQLPLAGRLFAAKGNIDVQGLPTTAGCPSYAYEPETDAPVVARLRAAGAIVLGTTNLDQFATGLVGTRSPYGAVRNAHDPARISGGSSAGSAVAVALGIVDFALGTDTAGSGRVPAAFNGIVGLKPTKGLVPTEGVVPACASIDCVTVFARTLPEAEQALSFMASPPDRDLPPLPQRAPGPWRVAVAARDDLGELDEGWAEAYDAAVERLRGAGAEIRTLDLTPFTEAAAMLYQGAFVAERYTAVGAFVDKAIASGSEDLDPTVAGIITRARDIPAHQLYADQDRLDALRARALAELADADALLLPTTPGHPTLAEVAADPLGANARLGRFTNSTNLFDLAAVAVPSGEVNGLPFGVMLIGPAFTDDRLAQISRDLNPETYIAVVGAHLTGQPLNPQLLSLGAHLDRTTTTAPVYRLHTLATTPPKPGLVRVGEGGASIEAEVWRLPAEGLGRLLTALPRPMTLGSVELTDGTSVPGFLCEPGALSNAEDITSYGGWRNYMSS, encoded by the coding sequence ATGTCGATGACCGTGTCCCGAGTCCGCGCCGCCTACGCCCGCATCGAGGCAGTGGACCGCCCCGAGATCTGGATCGACCTGCGCCCGCAGCCGGAGGTCGAGCAAGAGGCACAGGCCCTGGACGAACGACTGTCGGCGGGCGAGCAACTCCCGCTCGCGGGCCGCCTGTTCGCGGCGAAGGGCAACATAGACGTCCAGGGCCTCCCGACGACGGCGGGCTGCCCGTCGTACGCCTACGAACCGGAGACCGACGCCCCGGTGGTGGCCCGTCTCCGCGCGGCCGGCGCGATCGTGCTCGGCACGACGAACCTCGACCAGTTCGCCACGGGCCTGGTCGGCACCCGCTCCCCCTACGGCGCGGTCCGCAACGCCCACGACCCGGCGCGGATCAGCGGCGGCTCCAGCGCCGGTTCGGCCGTCGCCGTGGCCCTGGGCATCGTCGACTTCGCCCTCGGCACGGACACGGCGGGCTCGGGCCGGGTGCCCGCCGCCTTCAACGGCATCGTCGGCCTCAAGCCCACCAAGGGCCTGGTCCCCACGGAGGGCGTGGTCCCGGCCTGCGCCTCGATCGACTGCGTGACGGTCTTCGCCCGCACCCTCCCGGAGGCGGAGCAGGCCCTGTCCTTCATGGCCTCTCCACCGGACCGGGACCTCCCGCCCCTCCCCCAGCGCGCGCCGGGCCCGTGGCGCGTCGCGGTGGCGGCACGGGACGACCTGGGCGAGCTGGACGAGGGCTGGGCGGAGGCGTACGACGCGGCGGTGGAGCGGCTCAGGGGCGCGGGCGCCGAGATCCGCACCCTGGACCTCACCCCCTTCACCGAGGCGGCGGCGATGCTCTACCAGGGGGCGTTCGTGGCCGAGCGCTACACAGCGGTAGGAGCCTTTGTCGACAAGGCGATCGCATCCGGCTCGGAGGACCTGGACCCCACGGTCGCGGGCATCATCACCCGAGCCCGAGACATCCCGGCCCACCAGTTGTACGCGGACCAGGACCGCCTGGACGCCCTACGAGCCCGGGCCCTCGCCGAACTGGCCGACGCGGACGCCCTGTTGCTCCCGACGACCCCGGGTCACCCGACCCTGGCCGAGGTGGCCGCCGACCCCCTGGGCGCAAACGCCCGCCTGGGCCGCTTCACCAACTCCACGAACCTCTTCGACCTGGCAGCGGTGGCAGTCCCGTCGGGCGAGGTGAACGGACTCCCCTTCGGCGTGATGCTGATCGGCCCGGCATTCACGGACGACCGCCTGGCGCAGATCTCCCGCGACCTGAACCCGGAGACCTACATCGCCGTAGTCGGCGCCCACCTGACGGGCCAGCCCCTGAACCCCCAACTCCTGTCCCTGGGAGCTCACTTGGACCGCACGACCACAACGGCCCCGGTCTACCGCCTACACACCCTCGCCACGACCCCGCCGAAGCCGGGCTTGGTGCGCGTGGGCGAGGGAGGGGCATCGATCGAGGCAGAAGTATGGCGCCTACCGGCAGAGGGCTTGGGCCGCCTACTGACCGCACTCCCCCGCCCAATGACCTTGGGCAGCGTGGAGTTGACAGACGGCACAAGCGTCCCGGGCTTCCTCTGCGAGCCAGGTGCGCTGTCCAACGCCGAGGACATCACAAGCTACGGCGGCTGGCGAAACTACATGAGCTCTTGA
- a CDS encoding DEAD/DEAH box helicase encodes MIVLLSVAPGTLESTMTEDLSPAERYAAARLRAAEQATALAGFREMYDFGLDPFQIEACQALEAGKGVLVAAPTGSGKTIVGEFAVHLALQQGKKCFYTTPIKALSNQKYADLCRRYGADKVGLLTGDNSVNSEAPVVVMTTEVLRNMLYAGSQTLLGLGYVVMDEVHYLSDRFRGAVWEEVIIHLPESVTLVSLSATVSNAEEFGDWLDTVRGDTEVIVSEHRPVPLFQHVLAGRRMYDLFEEGEGNKKAVNPDLARLARMEAQRPSYQDRRRGRAMREADRERERRSRSRVWTPGRPEVIERLDNEDLLPAITFIFSRAACEAAVQQCLYAGLRLNDDEAREKVRALVEERTASIPNEDLHVLGYYEWLEGLERGIAAHHAGMLPTFKEVVEELFLRGLVKAVFATETLALGINMPARSVVLEKLVKWNGEQHADITPGEYTQLTGRAGRRGIDVEGHAVVLWQRGISPEHLAGLAGTRTYPLRSSFKPSYNMAVNLVDQFGRHRSRELLETSFAQFQADRSVVGISKQVQRNEEGLEGYKDSMTCHLGDFDDYMRLRRELKDRETELARQGVALRRAESAVALEKLKPGDIIHVPTGKYAGLALVLDPGLPAGRSNGHRGFEQHDGPRPLVLTVERQVKRLASMDFPVPVEALDRMRIPKTFNARSPQSRRDLASALRTKAGHIPPERARKQRSQAADDREIAQLRTAIRAHPCHGCNDREDHARWAERYHRLQRDTTQLERRIEGRTNTIARTFDRIVALLTELGYLRGNEVTEHGKRLARLYGELDLLASECLREGVWEGLAPAELAACVSALVFEARVSDDATVPKVPSGAAKAALGEMVRIWGRLDALEEDFRITQTEGVGQREPDLGFAWAAYMWASGKGLDEVLREVEMPAGDFVRWCKQVIDVLGQISAAAPVTGGEASSTVAKNARKAVELLLRGVVAYSSVG; translated from the coding sequence ATGATCGTCCTGTTGTCAGTGGCGCCCGGTACGCTCGAAAGCACGATGACAGAGGACCTCTCCCCGGCCGAGCGGTACGCGGCAGCCCGCCTGCGGGCAGCCGAGCAGGCCACCGCGCTCGCGGGCTTCCGCGAGATGTACGACTTCGGTCTCGACCCCTTCCAGATCGAGGCCTGCCAGGCGCTCGAAGCGGGGAAGGGCGTGCTGGTCGCGGCGCCCACCGGCTCCGGCAAGACGATCGTCGGCGAGTTCGCCGTCCACCTCGCCCTCCAGCAGGGCAAGAAGTGCTTCTACACGACCCCGATCAAGGCGCTGTCGAACCAGAAGTACGCCGACCTGTGCCGCCGTTACGGCGCGGACAAGGTCGGCCTGCTCACCGGCGACAACAGCGTCAACTCCGAAGCGCCGGTGGTCGTCATGACCACCGAGGTGCTGCGCAACATGCTGTACGCCGGTTCGCAGACCCTCCTCGGCCTCGGCTACGTGGTCATGGACGAGGTGCACTACCTCTCCGACCGCTTCCGCGGCGCCGTATGGGAAGAGGTGATCATCCACCTCCCCGAGTCGGTGACCCTGGTCTCGCTGTCGGCGACGGTGTCGAACGCCGAGGAGTTCGGCGACTGGCTCGACACCGTCCGCGGCGACACCGAGGTGATCGTCTCCGAGCACCGGCCCGTGCCGCTGTTCCAGCACGTGCTCGCCGGGCGGCGGATGTACGACCTGTTCGAGGAGGGCGAGGGCAACAAGAAGGCCGTCAACCCCGACCTCGCGCGCCTGGCCCGCATGGAGGCGCAGCGCCCGTCGTACCAGGACCGCAGACGCGGCCGTGCGATGCGCGAGGCCGACCGGGAGCGGGAGCGCAGATCGCGTTCGCGGGTGTGGACCCCGGGACGCCCCGAGGTCATCGAGCGGCTGGACAACGAAGACCTGCTGCCCGCCATCACCTTCATCTTCAGCCGCGCCGCCTGCGAGGCCGCCGTACAGCAGTGTCTGTACGCCGGGCTGCGGCTCAACGACGACGAGGCGCGGGAGAAGGTGCGCGCGCTCGTCGAGGAGCGCACGGCGTCCATTCCGAACGAGGACCTGCATGTCCTCGGGTACTACGAGTGGCTGGAAGGCCTGGAGCGCGGGATCGCGGCCCATCACGCGGGCATGCTGCCGACGTTCAAGGAGGTCGTGGAGGAGCTGTTCCTGCGCGGGCTCGTCAAGGCCGTGTTCGCCACGGAGACCCTGGCGCTCGGCATCAACATGCCCGCGCGCTCGGTGGTGTTGGAGAAGCTCGTCAAGTGGAACGGCGAGCAGCATGCCGACATCACCCCCGGCGAGTACACCCAGTTGACGGGTCGGGCCGGGCGCCGAGGTATCGACGTCGAGGGCCATGCCGTCGTGCTGTGGCAGCGCGGGATCAGTCCCGAGCACCTCGCGGGACTGGCCGGCACCCGTACGTATCCGCTGCGCTCCAGCTTCAAGCCGTCGTACAACATGGCGGTCAACCTCGTCGACCAGTTCGGGCGGCACCGTTCGCGGGAGCTGCTGGAGACGTCCTTCGCGCAGTTCCAGGCGGACCGGTCGGTCGTCGGGATCTCGAAGCAGGTGCAGCGCAACGAGGAGGGCCTGGAGGGCTACAAGGACTCCATGACCTGCCACTTGGGCGACTTCGACGACTACATGCGGCTGCGCCGTGAGCTCAAGGACCGCGAGACCGAGCTGGCCCGGCAGGGCGTGGCGCTACGGCGTGCCGAGTCCGCCGTCGCGCTGGAGAAGCTCAAGCCGGGGGACATCATCCATGTCCCGACCGGCAAGTACGCCGGTCTGGCACTGGTGTTGGACCCGGGACTGCCTGCCGGGCGGTCCAACGGCCATCGCGGCTTCGAGCAGCACGACGGGCCGCGGCCGCTGGTCCTGACCGTCGAGCGGCAGGTCAAGCGGCTCGCGTCGATGGACTTCCCCGTCCCCGTCGAGGCGTTGGACCGGATGCGGATCCCGAAGACCTTCAACGCCCGTTCCCCGCAGTCCCGTCGGGACCTGGCCTCCGCGCTGCGCACCAAGGCCGGGCACATTCCGCCGGAGCGGGCCCGCAAGCAGCGTTCGCAGGCCGCGGACGACCGCGAGATCGCGCAGTTGCGTACGGCGATCCGGGCGCATCCGTGTCATGGGTGCAACGACCGTGAGGACCATGCGCGTTGGGCCGAGCGGTATCACCGGCTGCAGCGGGACACCACGCAGTTGGAGCGGCGGATCGAGGGGCGGACGAACACGATCGCCCGGACCTTCGACCGGATCGTCGCGCTGCTGACCGAACTCGGTTATCTGCGGGGCAACGAGGTCACCGAGCACGGCAAGCGGCTGGCCCGGCTGTACGGCGAGCTCGATCTGCTGGCCAGTGAGTGTCTGCGGGAGGGTGTCTGGGAGGGGCTTGCTCCTGCCGAACTCGCCGCGTGTGTCTCGGCGTTGGTATTCGAGGCGCGGGTCAGTGACGATGCGACGGTTCCCAAGGTGCCGTCCGGTGCGGCGAAGGCCGCGCTGGGGGAGATGGTGCGGATCTGGGGGCGGCTCGATGCGCTCGAGGAGGACTTCCGGATCACTCAGACCGAGGGGGTCGGGCAGCGGGAGCCTGATCTCGGGTTTGCCTGGGCCGCGTATATGTGGGCCAGTGGGAAGGGGTTGGACGAGGTGCTTCGGGAGGTTGAGATGCCGGCCGGGGACTTTGTTCGGTGGTGTAAGCAGGTGATCGATGTGTTGGGGCAGATTTCTGCTGCGGCGCCGGTTACTGGGGGCGAGGCGTCGTCCACCGTGGCCAAGAATGCGCGGAAGGCTGTTGAGTTGTTGTTGCGGGGGGTTGTGGCCTACTCGTCGGTGGGGTGA
- the tatC gene encoding twin-arginine translocase subunit TatC, with protein MPKSARTKEKDPEGRMPLADHLRELRNRLAKAMLAIIVVTCVAAFFYNDIVNIITKPVLHSVGCSQNFEELSRASKTSQPCAQITINGLLTPFTLALKVSLMAGVVLASPVWLYQLWGFVAPGLHKNEKKYALAFVGTGVPLFLGGAYFAYRVLPTTAQVLIGFTPKDVNNLLPLDDLLDLVTRMVLVFGLSFELPLLLIMLNLTGALTGKRMLSWWRAMILGITVFAAVATPSTDPLTMLALAGPIWVLYFGAVVFSLLNDRRKRRRDAAGPGDDEASDLDLTPEDIGDVETVSAGRAALPEQASGTGSDRVNGYDDVT; from the coding sequence TTGCCTAAGTCTGCCCGCACGAAGGAGAAGGACCCCGAGGGGCGGATGCCACTCGCGGACCATCTGCGCGAGCTGCGCAACCGGCTCGCGAAGGCGATGCTCGCCATCATCGTGGTGACCTGCGTGGCCGCCTTCTTCTACAACGACATCGTCAACATCATCACCAAGCCGGTGTTGCACTCGGTCGGTTGCTCCCAGAACTTCGAGGAGCTGTCGAGGGCGTCCAAGACGTCCCAGCCGTGTGCGCAGATCACGATCAACGGTCTGCTGACGCCGTTCACGCTGGCGTTGAAGGTGTCCTTGATGGCCGGTGTCGTCCTGGCCTCCCCGGTCTGGCTGTACCAGCTCTGGGGTTTCGTCGCCCCCGGCCTGCACAAGAACGAGAAGAAGTACGCGCTCGCCTTCGTCGGCACCGGAGTCCCGCTGTTCCTCGGTGGCGCCTACTTCGCCTACCGGGTGCTGCCCACCACGGCACAGGTCCTGATCGGCTTCACGCCCAAGGACGTCAACAACCTGCTGCCGCTCGACGACCTGCTCGACCTGGTCACACGCATGGTGCTGGTCTTCGGCCTCTCGTTCGAGCTGCCCCTGCTGCTGATCATGCTCAACCTCACGGGTGCGCTGACCGGCAAGCGGATGCTGAGCTGGTGGCGCGCCATGATTCTCGGCATCACGGTCTTCGCGGCCGTCGCCACCCCCAGTACCGACCCGCTGACCATGCTGGCCCTGGCCGGGCCGATCTGGGTGCTGTACTTCGGCGCGGTCGTCTTCTCGCTGCTCAACGACCGGCGCAAGCGCCGCCGTGACGCGGCGGGACCGGGCGACGACGAGGCATCGGACCTGGACCTCACCCCCGAGGACATCGGCGACGTCGAGACCGTCTCGGCCGGCCGGGCGGCCCTGCCCGAGCAGGCGAGCGGCACGGGTTCCGACCGGGTCAACGGCTATGACGACGTGACCTGA
- the tatA gene encoding Sec-independent protein translocase subunit TatA, which produces MFGRLGAPEIILILVVIVLLFGAKKLPDMARSLGKSARILKSEAKAMKEEGNSTPAPAGPPNTDESVQRTIQAAPGDVTSARPVTEPSDTTKR; this is translated from the coding sequence ATGTTCGGAAGGCTCGGAGCTCCCGAGATCATTCTCATCCTCGTCGTCATCGTGCTCCTGTTCGGCGCGAAGAAGCTTCCGGACATGGCCCGCTCGCTCGGCAAGTCCGCTCGCATCCTGAAGAGCGAAGCCAAGGCGATGAAGGAAGAGGGCAACAGCACCCCCGCCCCGGCCGGCCCGCCGAACACCGACGAGTCCGTGCAGCGCACCATCCAGGCAGCTCCCGGCGACGTGACCAGTGCGCGTCCCGTCACCGAGCCGTCGGACACGACCAAGCGCTGA
- a CDS encoding helix-turn-helix transcriptional regulator, translating into MAGKPVRPVNAIDQTRRMLSLVTYLKERPGARIEDVARAFGITEDELVSDLDVLPMCGTSFRGGDLLDIDTDGDRIWWHNPDDVAEPLRLAADEATALLVAARAVSTLPGLRESDRQALLRANAKLEAAAGEAAGASARLSVTFESEGGVFADVDRAISERRRLWIRYYSPARDELSEREIDPIRLVSVGHTYVEAWCRRSEARRTFRLDRVAEIKILDEPSAPPEIELRDLSEALVQPAAEDPEVVVEVGPGGRWVAEYYPHDSADELPDGGLRITLRTPDPTSLRRLALRLGRDGRIVSPSDLADSARRAAREALAAYDGPQGVVDAVHGVDERQEQGL; encoded by the coding sequence GTGGCAGGCAAACCGGTCAGGCCCGTCAACGCCATCGACCAGACCCGGCGGATGCTCTCCCTGGTGACCTATCTGAAGGAGCGCCCCGGGGCACGTATCGAGGACGTGGCCCGTGCCTTCGGGATCACCGAGGACGAGCTGGTCTCCGACCTCGACGTACTGCCCATGTGCGGGACCAGCTTCCGGGGTGGTGACCTGCTCGACATCGACACCGACGGCGACCGCATCTGGTGGCACAACCCGGACGATGTCGCCGAGCCGCTCCGCCTCGCCGCCGACGAGGCGACCGCGCTCCTGGTGGCCGCCCGTGCCGTGTCGACCCTGCCGGGCCTGCGCGAGAGCGACCGGCAGGCGCTGCTGCGGGCCAACGCCAAGCTGGAGGCGGCGGCCGGTGAGGCGGCCGGGGCCAGCGCACGCCTTTCGGTGACCTTCGAGTCCGAGGGCGGGGTCTTCGCGGACGTCGACCGCGCGATCTCGGAGCGCCGCCGCCTGTGGATCCGCTACTACTCGCCCGCCCGCGACGAGTTGAGCGAGCGCGAGATCGACCCCATCCGGCTGGTCAGCGTCGGGCACACGTACGTGGAGGCCTGGTGCCGGCGCTCCGAGGCGCGCCGCACCTTCCGCCTCGACCGGGTCGCCGAGATCAAGATCCTCGACGAGCCGTCCGCACCCCCGGAGATCGAGCTGCGGGACCTGTCGGAGGCGCTGGTGCAGCCCGCCGCCGAGGACCCGGAGGTCGTGGTCGAGGTCGGTCCGGGCGGGCGCTGGGTCGCCGAGTACTACCCGCACGACAGTGCCGATGAGCTTCCCGACGGCGGGCTGCGTATTACCTTGCGCACCCCCGACCCGACGTCCCTGAGACGCCTGGCCCTGCGGCTCGGGCGCGACGGCCGGATCGTCTCCCCGAGCGACCTCGCAGACAGCGCCCGCCGGGCCGCCCGCGAGGCCTTGGCGGCGTACGACGGCCCGCAGGGTGTTGTTGACGCAGTGCACGGTGTTGACGAGAGGCAGGAGCAGGGGCTGTGA
- a CDS encoding helix-turn-helix transcriptional regulator translates to MAIAKAERLMNLALCLLGTRRPLSKRELRESIEAYLEAGSDDSFNRMFERDKDDLRELGLVIETVENLDGEVGYLARRDSNRLPPITLDAEEAAALGLAAKVWQQARLAGAASGALQKLRAAGMPEDLDPYEPHGALEPRIPVHEASFEPLMLACRDRRPVVFEYRKATAARPETRSVEPWALECWRGHWYLAGWDRDRGAERVFRLSRITGKVRSRNGRFTADIPDVVTVRETVASWAGETADRSALIRLRTGSGYPLRAKAAAVRELGDGWDELEIPYGHGLDAWLVEFGPDVVVLEPAELRADVVDRLRAVAKG, encoded by the coding sequence ATGGCCATTGCCAAGGCCGAGCGGCTGATGAACCTCGCGCTGTGTCTGCTCGGGACGCGGCGGCCGCTCAGCAAGCGTGAGCTGCGGGAATCCATCGAGGCCTATCTGGAAGCGGGCTCGGACGACTCCTTCAACCGGATGTTCGAGCGCGACAAGGACGATCTGCGCGAACTCGGGCTCGTCATCGAGACGGTGGAGAACCTGGACGGCGAGGTCGGCTATCTCGCCCGCCGCGACAGCAACCGCCTCCCTCCGATCACCCTCGACGCCGAGGAGGCCGCGGCCCTCGGTCTCGCCGCCAAGGTGTGGCAGCAGGCCCGGCTCGCCGGCGCGGCCAGCGGCGCGCTGCAGAAGCTGCGCGCGGCCGGGATGCCCGAGGACCTCGACCCGTACGAGCCGCACGGCGCCCTGGAGCCGCGGATCCCGGTGCACGAGGCGTCGTTCGAGCCGCTGATGCTGGCCTGCCGCGACCGCCGGCCCGTCGTGTTCGAGTACCGCAAGGCCACCGCCGCCCGCCCCGAGACCCGCAGCGTCGAGCCATGGGCCCTGGAGTGCTGGCGCGGCCACTGGTACCTCGCCGGCTGGGACCGGGACCGCGGGGCCGAGCGGGTCTTCCGGCTCTCCCGGATCACCGGCAAGGTGCGCTCGCGCAACGGGCGGTTCACCGCGGACATCCCCGACGTCGTCACCGTGCGCGAGACCGTCGCGAGCTGGGCGGGGGAGACCGCCGACCGCTCCGCGCTGATCCGGCTGCGCACGGGCTCCGGGTACCCCCTGCGGGCGAAAGCCGCGGCGGTTCGGGAACTCGGGGACGGCTGGGACGAGTTGGAGATTCCGTACGGCCACGGGCTGGACGCCTGGCTGGTGGAGTTCGGGCCCGATGTCGTCGTCCTGGAGCCCGCCGAGCTGCGGGCCGACGTGGTGGACCGGCTGCGCGCCGTGGCCAAGGGCTGA
- a CDS encoding FKBP-type peptidyl-prolyl cis-trans isomerase, with product MSIEKPEIDFPEGAPPADLEIKDLWEGDGEIAQAGQNVTVHYVGVAFSTGEEFDASWNRGEPFRFPLGGGRVIKGWDKGVQGMKVGGRRQLTIPAHLAYGNQSPTPAIKPGETLIFVVDLVAV from the coding sequence GTGAGCATCGAGAAGCCCGAGATCGACTTCCCTGAGGGCGCACCCCCGGCCGACCTGGAGATCAAGGACCTGTGGGAGGGGGACGGCGAGATCGCGCAGGCGGGCCAGAACGTCACCGTCCACTACGTGGGCGTGGCCTTCAGCACCGGCGAGGAGTTCGACGCGAGCTGGAACCGCGGCGAGCCGTTCCGCTTCCCGCTCGGTGGCGGCCGTGTCATCAAGGGCTGGGACAAGGGCGTGCAGGGCATGAAGGTCGGTGGCCGTCGCCAGTTGACCATCCCGGCGCACCTCGCCTACGGCAACCAGAGCCCGACCCCGGCGATCAAGCCGGGCGAGACCCTGATCTTCGTGGTCGACCTCGTCGCCGTCTGA